A window of Actinomadura rubteroloni contains these coding sequences:
- a CDS encoding TAXI family TRAP transporter solute-binding subunit, whose product MDVRILCPGNNWMNIGGLLANGMGGYRSPLPDGSTIAAVTGTPPALLGMDGPRLVAEGRFQFGITTPTWALAMARLGRGPYAEPLPVKAVAAFAHDDRLALAVRRETGITSLHEIAAKRLPLKVSMPGREMGHPARWVMDEILAQYGFSEEDLLSWGGTRLDDRPRAQNAPDVVPADPSFDAVFDEAIMTMRWRKLTTQYDLRFLPLDDDVLAHCTAMGMPAGVIEKDRLRGVDADVPAIDFSGWVLYCADDLPDELAYLAVRALDEQKGAISARFTGPTRPLTSPVNLRECCRDLPVPLHPGAEAYYREQGALT is encoded by the coding sequence GTGGACGTCCGGATCCTGTGCCCCGGGAACAACTGGATGAACATCGGCGGCCTGCTCGCGAACGGGATGGGCGGCTACCGCAGCCCGCTGCCGGACGGCTCCACGATCGCGGCCGTCACCGGCACCCCGCCCGCGCTGCTCGGCATGGACGGCCCGCGCCTGGTCGCGGAGGGCCGCTTCCAGTTCGGGATCACCACGCCGACCTGGGCGCTCGCGATGGCGCGGCTCGGCCGCGGCCCCTACGCCGAGCCGCTGCCGGTGAAGGCCGTCGCGGCGTTCGCGCACGACGACCGGCTCGCCCTCGCCGTCCGCCGCGAGACCGGGATCACGAGCCTGCACGAGATCGCCGCCAAGCGGCTGCCGCTGAAGGTCTCGATGCCGGGCCGGGAGATGGGCCACCCCGCGCGCTGGGTGATGGACGAGATCCTCGCGCAGTACGGCTTCTCCGAGGAGGACTTGCTGAGCTGGGGCGGGACGCGCCTGGACGACCGGCCGCGCGCCCAGAACGCCCCCGACGTCGTCCCCGCCGACCCGTCCTTCGACGCCGTCTTCGACGAGGCGATCATGACGATGCGGTGGCGGAAGCTCACCACCCAGTACGACCTGCGGTTCCTGCCGCTGGACGACGACGTCCTCGCCCACTGCACCGCGATGGGGATGCCCGCCGGCGTCATCGAGAAGGACCGGCTGCGCGGCGTGGACGCCGACGTCCCGGCGATCGACTTCTCCGGCTGGGTCCTGTACTGCGCCGACGACCTGCCCGACGAGCTGGCCTACCTCGCCGTCCGCGCGCTGGACGAGCAGAAGGGCGCGATCTCGGCGCGGTTCACCGGCCCGACCCGCCCGCTGACGAGCCCGGTGAACCTGCGCGAGTGCTGCCGCGACCTGCCCGTTCCGCTGCACCCGGGCGCCGAGGCGTACTACCGCGAGCAAGGAGCACTGACATGA